The sequence ACCTATGGGGCTTTGCAGTAGAGAAGGTGTTAAAAAGAACTTGAAAATTTAACACTGTGATGTGGTAATGATGTAGTAGAAAAATAGCTTCTTTTTACAATAAATTTATAACCTAGGTAGCATTAGAAGGTTATTAAAAAGTTAGATAGGTTTTTTGTACTATCAATCTGTAGTTTTTTTCTTAATCTATACCGATGTATTTCCACACCTCTAATTGTAATAGCCATAAGAGGTGCAATTTCTTTGGTAGAGAGGTTCATCTTTAGGTACGCACATAATTTTAGGTCTTTTGGAGTTAAGGTTGGATATTTTTTTAAAAGACGTTCGAAAAAATCTTCATGTAACTCTTTAAAGTTTACCTCAAATCTTTTCCAGTCTTCCGTATCCTTTACTGAATTATTTAATTTTTTGATAAAAGACCTGTATCGTTGAGAATTAGAGAATTTATCCTTGTGCAGTACAAGCATGTTTTTTAATTCTAAAATCATCTCATTCTTTTTGGCAATATTCAAAGTTGTGCTTGCCAATTCGTTTTGTTTGAGCTTGATTTCTTTTGCTAACTTTTCTTTTTCAAGTGTGGCCAATTTCTCTTTTTGTTCCTTTTTCATTTGCAACTCAAGCTCCTCTCGTTTTCGTTCCAATTTCCTCGCATTGTACCATCTAACTATAAAGACACCCGCTATAGCCATTAAGATGTAAAGAGCAATACTTATCTTGGAAAGGTACCAAGGGGGGATATTTTAAATTCTACGGTACTTGGAGAGGAGGTTTCATTATCAATGCCTACCGTTGAAACATTGAAAAAATAGTCTCCATAGGGAAGGTTCTGAAAGTTGATAAAACCATTAGTTGCATACGCCTCATAATTTTTAGGGCCTTTTAATTTATAATGGTAACGGGGTTGTATCAGTTCTGGAGAGGCTACTTCAATGGTTATATCGTGTGAATATTTAAAAGGGATTTTTAAGGCATTCTGATTTACAGTATGAGTATCTTTTTCGTCTTTTATAAAATTCAATGTGGGAGTTGGTAAAGCGAAACTATCCAACTGTTTTTGAAATTGTGAACGATTGATTTTTGCAAAACCATCACTTAATGTGATGAAAGCTAGACTATCGCTCAGTTTTATCATGTTTTGTGAATCCGATACCAGTCTTTCGCGCAACTGAAGATCAGTAATCAATAAGCTATCTGTTTTAAGGTTTGTATGGATAATTTCTTTCTCTTCTTCGTTGTCCACAAACCAGAAATAACTGTCATCAAAAAATAAAAGTTCCTTGTTATTAAATTTTTGAAACTCTTCAAAAAGGATGATGCGGTCAAGAATAGGGTCATATTTGTACCATGTTTTATCATTGAAGAAAACAATCTGGTTTTTAATGTTGTATATTTTGATGTTAAACTCACTTGGTGCATTTTCACCTATATATTGCTTTATGCTAACTACTTCATCAAAATCATTGTTAATGTGGATTCTATAAAACCCTTTGTAGGGATGTGCCGCCCATAGAATATTTGGAGTTTCAAAACATAATTGCTTTATAGGAAAGTTGACATCTCCATCTACTTTGGTAACTTCCCACGAATCATCTTCCCTCTTTTTGTATTTAACAAGTCCATTGTATGTTCCTTGCATGTATGAGGAATTTTGTTCAGGTATTTTCTTAATCTCATAACCACCTGAAAAAGAGGAAACTTTTTCAAGTTTTGTATGGTTGAGTTTATAAGTGCCCGTGTTGTGTCCGCAAAATAAATTGTCAGCAACAACTTCCAAGTCCCAAACATGACCTTGGGAACCTTCTACAAATTTTAGTTCATTATTTTCAAAATAAAACACTCCAGTATTGCTGCCAACATAAAGTTTGTTGTTATGAAAAGCCATATCATATACCATTCCCAATGTTCCATAGTAATCGGTATAATACGTTATTGGGTTGTTGAGTCTTACCCTTGCTATTCCATTGTCAAGCCCCAACCATAACTGATTGTTGAATTGGAGCATTGCAAGAACTGTGTTGTTTTGTAACCCAGATTCTTTATTTAGCACTTGTGAGGTCTGCGTATCTGGGTCAAAAAGATAAACTCCGTTTTTAATTGTTCCGAACGCTATTTTTTTTGTGGTGAGATTGAGTATTTTATTTAATTGGTGCATTTTCAATTCGTCATTCACCATTGCTTTCCATGGTTCCAGTTTTGCATCATCCAATAAGTAACATCCATTGAGTTTAGTTCCGATCAATAGGCCGTTTTCAATTATGACCATATCGGTAATCGTTTTGTCCACTAATAATCCTTGATTGTCCAAAGGAACTATAGCTTCGTCCTTTATCTCAAAAAGCCCTTCGGTTCCGGCGGCCACAATGATTCTATTTTTATAAGCAATGATATCAGAAATAATTTCTTGAGGGTCTATAACCGTAATTTTATCATTTTCATAGATATAGATTGCTGAAAAAGACCTAAACAAAATTTTGTTGTCAACCTGAAGAATTTCCCAAAACTCCTCACTAGTAAACAAATGGTTTTTGATTAGATGGGTCAATGATGTGTATTCCAGAACTCCAGTTTTATTTTTTTTCCAAAACCCAAATTCTTCATAGGACCCGGTATATATCCGATCACCCACTGATGCCGCAGATCGTATAATGGTATTGTTTGGCAACTTGTTAAGACTCCATTTTTCGCCATTAAAATAGAGGAGTCCCTTATTGTTGGCCACAAAAAGCTCACCTTTTTCATTCACGGACAATCCCCAATTTTTGCTTGCTCCTTTATACTCCAGAGGTTTGTAATTATAAATAGGAGGAAGCAAGTTTTGTGCAATGGTCAGTGCGGGAATTAAATATAAAAGGATAAGTATTTTAGAGGAATTCAACATTTAGGTTTACTGCTTAAGTATGAAAAGTATAGGTTGCTTAAAATGAATATACAAAACTATATGTATTGAAAAAGTGAATAACCTATGCTTAACCTTAGTTTTTGAAATGTTTTTCTACATCATTAATACTTCATAATTTATAAAAGAAAGAAAATGAATATTCTACATGACCTTTGTGGGGTCTGCAGCATCGTTTTCATTTCTACGGATTTATCCCATTCTTCTTTTTTTGAATTTGGAGATGTTCTCCAAAAGAGATTTGAGGATAGATTATAGCCAATATCTCGCTCTGTAATCTTATGCTGGAAAGTTGGTGATATCGAATCTTTACTTTTGCAGAAATCAAGAAATTGAATAGTTTTACACTTCACAATGAAAAAACCTGAACAGTTAATCTTATTCCTTTTTGTAACCCTGTTTTTGTCTTCAAAGGTTGCAGGGCTTCATGTGCTTACACATGATACGGATGATGTTGATGTTCAGCATTGCGAGCTTTGTGATGTAACATCTTCCATAAGTTTTACCCCACTATTATCAACGGATAATGAATTTTCCTCACCAGGGAATACCCTTTTTATTGAGTCCAAACATATTAAGGGAACCGAGCTAGTTGTTTTTTACAAGAAACTCTTAGAAAATTCTAGCTTATCTAGACCACCTCCACAAATTTCTTAAACCATTTTTAATTTTCAATTAAGCACTGGAAGGACTACTGATGTTTTTTTCATGGCATGATGTAGATGACATTCTTTTGTAATATGAAGATGCCATTGAGATCATAGCTGCTTGTTTTGGAATTAGGATGGAATATCTCACACAAAAGGAGCTGCGTAATTCCCATCGCTTGATGGTATGAGCGGTCGATTCAATTAATCAATTTTAACAAAATATTTATGCTTAAAGCAGTTAATGTGACTAAGTCGTACAACGGCAAAGTCGCTTTAAAAGACATTTCATTTGAAGTAGGCAGAGGAGAGATTTTTTGTCTTTTAGGCCAAAATGGTGCTGGAAAGACCACAACGATAAACATCTTTCTGGGGTTCATAGAAAAAGATGGAGGTCAAGCCTTTGTTGGTAATAAGGAAGTGGGGAAGGATAAAATAAATCAACTTACCGCTTATATCCCAGAAACTGTACAGTTGTACAGTAACTTATCTGGGATAGAGAATTTGGATTTCTTCAGCCGTTTAGCAGGCTTCACCTACACTACACAACAACTAGAAGAATTTTTAACCAAAACGGGCTTACAGCAAGATGCGCAGCACAAACGCTTGTCATCTTACTCCAAAGGCATGCGCCAAAAAGTTGGAATTGCCGTGGCACTGGCTAAAAATGCGGAGGTCATTTTTATGGATGAGCCCACATCTGGCTTGGACCCTAAAGCCACTGCCGAATTCACTAAAATATGCAAAGAACTTGCAGGCTTAGGTAAGGTCATTTTTATGGCTACTCATGACATTTTCAATGCGGTTGAATTGGGTACAACCATAGGTATTATGAAAGAGGGTGTCTTAGCACAACAACTAAAAGCTAACGAAATAGACGCAGGCCAATTAAATCAACTGTATTTAGAAACTATATAATAACCAAAAATGAAAAAATATATCCTATTAACTATTGCATTGCTAACCCTTCAATTATCGGTTGGACAGCTAAGTGTAAAAGGCAAAATAACAGATCAGCAAGGCAATGCAGTATTTGGAGCAACTATTTCGTATAACAATACTGATACTGGTAAATATGGCGGAGCTGTAACTGAGCAAGACGGAAATTTTAATCTTGAATTACCTCAGACAGGGGCGTATCAATTAAAGATAGATTACATTGGTATGCGGTCCCAAAGCTTCGATTATACCTTTGATGAAGAAAAGGAATATGATTTGGGTATGCTTGTTTTAGAAGAAAGCCTACAACAATTACAATCTGTAGAGGTGATAGGTAGAGCAAGACAAGATTACAATAGCGACTACTCCTTTTCCGCAACTAAAGTTGCCATTAAAAACAGGGAGTTACCGCAGGCAGTGGCAACTGTCACTAAAGAACTTTTGGCCGACAGACAGGCTTTTCAATTAACAGATGCGGTAAAAACCGTAAGTAATGTTGCTATTACCGGCCTTTACAATCATTACAATATTAGAGGTATCACTCAGGCTGATGACGGACAAGTGTTAAACGGTATGCGTACACGTCAGTACTACTTTTTGCAGCCCATTACCTCTCACCTTGAGAGGGTGGAAGTGATTAAAGGGCCTTCGTCAGTAACTTTTTCTAGTGCTGACCCAGGTGGTACAGTGAATATGGTAACCAAAAAGCCATTGTTCGAAAAACGTAATGAGGTGTCCGTGGCAGCAGGTAGTTTCGGTACGTTGAGAGCTACAGCAGATTTTACAGGGCCTTTAAACGACTCTAAAACGCTATTGTATCGTTTTAATGCTGCTTTTCAAGAGGCTGATTCATTTAGAGACGTTGTAAACAACAATGCCTTTTTAATTTCACCCTCTTTAAGTTATATCCCTAACGATAACACATCGCTGAATGTGGAAATGATTTATAACAATGCTGAAGGTAATTTGGATAGAGGACAACCCATTTTTGGAGCAATCAATGGTGAGTTTGATTTGAATAGCACCCCGATTACCCGAAATGTTGGAGCATCAAGTGATCATTACAAAAACAAGGAGTTTATTTTCATGACCAACTTCAGCAAAAAGTTTACCGAAAACTTTGGGTTTAATGCCCAATACATGAAACAGACTTGGGATGAAGATTTAGCAGAGCACAGAGTTGATGGTACAGCAGTTGATATTGATGGCAATGTGATTCCTACACTTGCAAGAATGAGGTATGATGAGAGACAACAATTTTGGGAAACAGATAATTTCAGTGGGTTTTTTAATTTCGACATTAAGAAGGGTAAGGTAACCAACAAACTATTGGTAGGGTACGATGCTACACGTTGGGAAAGAAAAATTGGTGCTGGATTCCTTCGTGCCCGAAGGTATTTAACCGTCAGTGGAGGCCAGTCGAATTTTGACCCAGATAATCCGGATAACTTTCAACAAATGGTTGTTGATGGTGTAACCATGCCGGTGCCTGCAGTTCCTCATTTTAATCTCGAAGACCCTTTCAATGGCGCAAGAAATACAAATGCTTATAATCTTGCTGAATTAACGATTCCTGCCAATCTTAATACAAGTAATGGTATATATATTCAAAACCAATTCAAGATTGGAAAGTTTTCTGCCTTGGTTAATTTAAGATACGAATGGTTCAAAGATATTTTCGACTATGAAGGCGATGAACAAGAATTTAAAGCCAATTCTTTGATTCCGAGATTAGGTTTGACCTATGAAATCAACAAGGACATTAGTGCTTATGCAACCTATTTAGAAGGTTTTCAGCCACATACGAATACGGTATCGTTGTCGCCAACGGCGGAAGGTTTCTTTTGGGCAGCCTCGCCAGGCAGATTTGACCCACTGGAAAGTAACTTAAAAGAAGTTGGTTTTAAAGGCGAATTTATGAACGGAAAAGTATTTGCCAACTTAGCCATTTTTGAAATTACCCAAAAAAATCTCTTGCTTGGTGATACCTATGATTTAGATAACCTAACAACGAGAGGTGAGCAACGCAGTAGAGGTTTTGAGATGGATATTTCTGGTTATGTGTCACCAAATTTTCAATTGATAGCTTCTTATGGCTATAACGATGCAGAAATTGTGGAAGATGCTATTGAAGAATTTATTGGAGAACGTATTGGAGGTGCCCCAAAGCACAATGCAAATTTTTGGACACGTTACGATTTTGTCAATGAAGCTTTAAGAGGCATTGGAGTTGGTTTTGGTGCTCAATATGTTGACGAAAGATTTACTTGGTACAATCCTACTTACGACACAGGTAGGGTATTATTGCCAGACTATACCGTATTTGATGCTGCTGTATACTATAAACCAAATAATACAGGTATCCAGTTGACTTTGAAAGTAAATAATTTGTTTGATGAAACCTATTGGTTAGGAGGCCTCAACCCTTCAAGGTTAGGCCCTGGAGCACCAAGGAACGTCTTGTTGAATGCCACATATAAGTTTTAAAGATGCGTAAAAAAGTAATCTATTTATTGGCGCGTCAGTTATGGATAGATGCCTTTAGGTCAAAGGTGATGCAATTAGCCTCAATTTTATTGGGGCTATTGCTAGCCTTTTCTATCTATACGGGTTGGCAGAATTACCATGATCAGAATTTTACCCGAGATTTAATTCAAGATGAGGTAAGGGAAAGTTGGGAGAGCAACCCAGATAAGCACCCCCATAGAATGGCACACTATGGTTCTTTCGCCTTGCGATTAAAACATGTACTGAGTGTATTTGACCTAGGAATGGAAAACTTTGTGGGAAATGCTGTTTTTTTAGAAGCTCATAAACAAAATACCGTGAACTTTTCTGAAGCTAGCATGTCTACAGGTCTGCTTCGTTTTGGAGAAGTAAGTCTGGCCATGTTGCTTAAGGTAATTGCCCCCTTGCTTATTTTCTATTTAGGCTTTGCAACCATATCAGGAGAAAGGGAGAGCGGAACCTTAAAACTTTTAATAGGACAAGGTATTATTAGAAAAGAGATAGTTTTTGGTAAGTGGCTGGGATTATGGAGTTTGTCTTTGGTTTTTCTGATAACTGTTTTTACAATATTACTTTTTTTCGTCGTTCTGGAAGGACATGAAGTACAGCACGCAAGTAGTTTTTCAAGATATCTCGTTTTGCTAGTGGCCTACTGGCTATTTTTTGGAGTTTTAAGTGCGATCACCATTTTGGTTTCGGCCTTTAGCAAAACAGCCAAAGGCGCCTTGGTAAAACTATTGGGCATTTGGTTGTTGTTTGTCATAGTGCTTCCTAAATCACTTCAGGCCATGGGGTATTATCTATATCCTACCCCGTCTAAAATTGAGATGGAAACTGCTGTGGAACATGACTTAAAAAAACTTGGAGACAGCCATAATCCAGATGACCCACATTTCAAAGCCCTAAGGGATTCTGTGCTTAAAGCACATAATGTAGATAAAGTGGATGACCTGCCATTTAACTATAGTGGATTTATTATGGCTCAAGGTGAAGATTTGAGCACTCACGTCTACTTGGAACATCAAAATAAACTTTACAATGTTTATAGCAAACAGAATGATGTAGAGCGTTTATCTGCCTTTATAAATCCGTATACCGCTATTAAAAATTTATCCATGGCCTTTTCCGGAACAGATTTCAAGTCTTTTCTACACTTTAAAGAAAAAGCGGAAGCATATCGATTCAATCTAGCACAGGAAATGAACCAGTTGCAAATGGATTTGATCCCAAATAGAGGTAAGGCTGGACCAAGTAAAATTTCTAATACCTACTGGAAGGAATTCCCTCCTTTCGAGTATCGTTTTTTAAAGTTATCTGAGGTGGTTCACAATGAAATGACATCACTATTGGCACTTATCCTATGGAGTGTTTTAGTAGTACTGGGATTACTTCGATTATCAACTAAATTAAAAGCTATTTAAATGATTAAATTATTGTTTAAATCCTTTTTTAGGACAAAAATTTTCGTGGTTAGCTTGGTGTTGCTGCTAACTGTTGGAGTCATTAGTATTCTAATAGGCAAGCAATATTTGGTGAAACAAGAAAAGGCGATAGTAGCCGCAGAAAAATTTCAGGAAAAGAGCATTGAGAACAATGTACAGTATCATAAAGAAGATTTAGGCCTATTGCTATATTATTTGCGATTTACGCTAATAAAACAGCCTGCCAGTCTTAGTGCTATTTCAATCGGTCAGAGCGATGTAAATCCAATTTTACAGGCGGTTACCATTCGTGGACTGGAAGGGCAGAAATATGATACCGACTTTGAGAATCCATCGTTGTTAATGTCCGGTAATCTAGATTTGGGCTTCGTGATAATTTACCTATTTCCATTGGTATTGATTGCCCTTACATTTAATCTTTATTCGGAAGAAAAAGAATTGGGTACTTGGCGAATGCTAGCGGCACAGACCAAAAACAAGATGATATTTCTATTACAAAAGCTTGGAATACGGGTACTGTTTGTTTTTGTTCTTTTACTTCTTCTGATTTTGTTGGCCAGCGCAATTCTGCAGATTGAGTATGATCAAAACCTTTTAGCGTTTGCCATTCAAGGCTTTTTGTATTTATCATTTTGGAGTGCACTGTGCCTTTTAGTGGTCTCTTTTAGGAAAAAATCGAGCTTTAATGCTATCGGATTGATTGCTATATGGGTCGTGCTGACTATTTTGTTTCCCGCGATAATAAACAATTACGTCCTAAATAAGTATCAAGTGCCCGAAGCGCTACATGCTATGTTAGAACAACGTGATGGTTATCATGAAAAGTGGGATTTGGAAAAAGATGTTACCATGAATGTGTTTTTTGAGGATTACCCACAATTCAAAAAACACGCGGTTCCAGAAGACAGATTTAGTTGGATATGGTACTATGGTATGCAGTATATGGGTGATAAAGAATCGCATAATACCAGTTTAGAAATGGCGAATAAAATTCTGATGCGAAACAAGGTTAGTGAACAAGTAGCATTGTTTGTACCCACAATGCACGCTCAGTTAAGCTTCAATAAATTGGCTGGAACCGATATGTTAAGTCACTTGGACTTTTTGGATGCCTTAACTGACTTTCATTCAAATCTAAGACTTGGCTTTTATCCTGAAATTTTCAATGAACAATCAGCAGATGTTATTGATTGGAAAAAACATCAAGCGAAATACCATGAACTTAATGGTGATTTTAGTTGGGTTTTAATTTTGTTACCAACACTTATAATTACATTGCTGATAGGTGGTATTGGCATATTAAATCTAAAAAAGGTATAAAATAAGAGGTCGGAATTTCCGGCCTTTTATTTTACGGGTATCCCTATACACATGAGGGTTTCTCCTTTAGTAACTGGAGGTGTGCCAATTTTATAAAGAATGGTACCTGATTCTGGAGCCAAAACTTTTTCTAACAATTCACCAAATTCGTTAGTTATAACGCCTATTTTTTGTCCTTTTTTTACAGGTTCCCCAGCATATAAATCACTATAAAAAATACCTGTAGCGGGGATCTTTATGTAAACTTGGTTATCGTAAAGTTCAAGTTTTTCAGGGATATCAAAGTTGGATGTGTACATGTCCAAGGCATTCAAAACATTATAAATCCCATTCTTGTTAAGTACTACTGCATCTTCTTGTACGTTGGCCAGTTTACCTGCTTCAAAACTTAACCCTACTTTACCATCCTGTACTGCCTGTTTAAATGCATATTTGGCAGGTTCATCATCTTCAATGGTATATGGATAGGATACTACATTGGCAAAACCACTTGTTTTTGATAATTTTTTTGCCAACTCCGTGGCCTCAGATTTTCCTTTATGATTATAGTAACATACAAAAGGAATGAGGTCTTCGCTGGCATCACCACCATGAATGTCCAAAAAAACATCGGTTGGTGGAATTATATTTTTAGTAATAAAATGGGCAATTTGTTGCGTTATGGTTCCATCTTCTTTACCAGGAAAAGCATTGTTTAGATTTGCCCCGTCCAAAGGGTTGACAAAAAGTGACCTACCATAGAAAGCTGCCGTATTGGCTATGGGAAGAATAATAATTGTTCCCTTTAAGTCTTCGGGGTTTACTTCTTTTAAGAAGGACTGTACGGCCATTATTGGAGGATACTCATAACCATGAACACCTGCAAGGACTGTCAAAATTCTACCTTGTTGTTTTCCCTTCACTATGACTATCGGCAGTTTGGCCGAATTACCAAAACTATCCGTAAACTCAGTAGTATATTTTAAAATGGACGAAGCCGCTGTTTGCTCTATTTTTTGTGCAAAATTCTCTTGGGCTTTCCCATATACCGCTATTATGAAAAATATGCCACCAATAATACTACGCAAAGAGTTCAATTTTCTCATTGTTAAATTTTTGGCCCAAACGGATTTATAACTATTTGAAGGCACCGTAAAAGGCGTAAAACAAGATTTGATTATCCTGTGTCGAAGGTTTTGTTTTTAGATAAACTTCGCATATAAATATACTGATTTGATTGTAATTTAGAGTTTGGTGATTTAGTTGGGAGGTAGTGCAAAATACTGGTTTAAGGATACAAGTGATGGCTTGCTTAATCCTGTTTCCTCTTATTAATATATCATCTGTAGCGGGTGTAAAAGTGTTTAGCCCAGGTGGAACCGTTTATAGTAGGACTAAATTTGCCGTTCGAGCGATATCGGAAGGACTGCGTCACGAAGTTGGTGGAAATATCAGAACAACCACTATTGAACCAGGATTCATTGACTCTGAGTTAAAACATGGTAGCTCTTATAAGGAAAGTTCTGATTTTGTAAAAGACTTTTATGAAATTGCCATACCTTCAGATTCCATTGCAAGAACCATTGCATTTGCTATAGAACAACCCTCGGATGTAGATGTAAATGAAATATTGATTCGCCCTGCGGTTCAGGATTTCTAAACAATTAAAGAACATAGAAAATCCAATTGAAAAGATTTTTTTGTAATCTAACAATAGATTAACTGAACAATGGTTAACAATTGTATTCAATAATTAAAAAAGCGCAAGTCACTGGATTTGCGCTTTTTTAATATGACTTTCCTTAAGACTTCAAAATGAATCTAAAACATCTCAATGTTTACTGGAAACAAACTTTTCTTTATTTAGATCCATTAATCGACCGTTTTCTGTTATTAAAAAAAGCCCTTTAGATAAACCTGGATAAGTTTGGAAATAGGCATAGGAAATTGAACTTTTAAAATGGGCAATTAAAATGGTATATGCAAATGGAAAAAAAAGGCACAAGATTTTATAAGAAAGAACTTGGATAGGTTGCTTTAAAAAGCTAAGGTCAACTAGTTTGCCATCATGTTCTTAATTAATTGGGGTAAAAGTTCAAGTAAAGGACAAAAAATGTAAACACTAGGCGCCTTTCGCATTAGTCATAATTGATTAAAACACTTCAAATTTTATTGATTCTTAAAATTTAAAAAATACAAGGCCATATAAATATTATAAAAGTGCTTCTAATTAGCATCTTTAAAATAAGTTTGTTAAAATGAAGAAAACAACAACTAAGATTATAAAAATTAGTCCGAACCAATGCCACCATGGCCTTCGAAGTTTCAACTCGTTTTCGTAATAGATTTTTTTTAGTTCAAAATCAAACTCACTTTTCTTTGAAGTCTTTTTACAATAATCGCATTCGCCAAATGTTCTCCTACCCATTGGAAAAATGGGAATCAGAAAAACATGAAAGTAACGTCCATATTCTATAATATTTTGTTGTACGTTGGTTTCACAATAGCTACATTGTTTTTTTTTAATTTTCAATGACCCAATATAGCTTGATCTTAATCCAAAAATTTTCATGCAAAAGAGGTTTAAGTTGTTGTTTTGTCAAGCCCTTTTTTCTTTCTAATATGGAAAATCAACGCTTTAACGTAAAATGATTCTTTATTGTTCGGCCATTTTGCAATTTCAAAACAAACCAATAATCACTTGATGGAAGTTTACGGCCATTTAAAGTTCCATCCCACCCAAGATGACCGGATGTCAATTGCTTTAGGAGTTTGCCATATCTATCAAAAATTTGAACAGTGACATTCGAAAATCCTTCAATACCTTTAATGTGCCAATAATCGTTTACCCCATCGTTGTTAGGGGTAAAAAATTTGGGATAGTCCAAAATGAAAAAGTTTTTTGTAGTAGTGCCACACCCATTTATATTCCTAACATGCATGGTGTAAGCTCCGCCTAGAACATCTAAAAAAAGATTGCTATTTTGGTAATGTAATCCATCAATGGAATATTCAATAGCTTCTTCCGCCGAGGCGAGCACTTCGACGGTATTACTAGATGAAAAGTCGTTAATACTAATTTCGTCAATTTTTGGAATCTTGGGTTGTTCAACAGAAAAGGAAAATGTCTTTTCGCATAGTAGCCCAT is a genomic window of Flagellimonas sp. CMM7 containing:
- a CDS encoding zinc-ribbon domain-containing protein; this encodes MKIFGLRSSYIGSLKIKKKQCSYCETNVQQNIIEYGRYFHVFLIPIFPMGRRTFGECDYCKKTSKKSEFDFELKKIYYENELKLRRPWWHWFGLIFIILVVVFFILTNLF
- a CDS encoding succinylglutamate desuccinylase/aspartoacylase family protein: MRKLNSLRSIIGGIFFIIAVYGKAQENFAQKIEQTAASSILKYTTEFTDSFGNSAKLPIVIVKGKQQGRILTVLAGVHGYEYPPIMAVQSFLKEVNPEDLKGTIIILPIANTAAFYGRSLFVNPLDGANLNNAFPGKEDGTITQQIAHFITKNIIPPTDVFLDIHGGDASEDLIPFVCYYNHKGKSEATELAKKLSKTSGFANVVSYPYTIEDDEPAKYAFKQAVQDGKVGLSFEAGKLANVQEDAVVLNKNGIYNVLNALDMYTSNFDIPEKLELYDNQVYIKIPATGIFYSDLYAGEPVKKGQKIGVITNEFGELLEKVLAPESGTILYKIGTPPVTKGETLMCIGIPVK